DNA sequence from the Labrus bergylta chromosome 13, fLabBer1.1, whole genome shotgun sequence genome:
TCGAACACCAATATAGCGGTGGTCTCATTTGCTACCTAGCAACAAAGGCTGCGGAGAGGGAGGCACTTAACAACGGTTGCCTTGGTTGAAGATGCAGATGAATCCCATCAAGAAGATTCAGAGATGTAGGATGAAGTGGAAGGTTTCAAAGGTTagagacattaaaaagacatttgaagACATTGACTTTGGTTTTTTGTAAgtttgaaatagattttttccactgtttttttgtcctttataGTTGAAtgactttagttttaattaTGAATGTACAGATTATTATGACCATTATGTGATGAATCAGGGGTGGGATAGAATATTGATGCAGCAATATATAGTCCTGACTCGTGTGATCAATCATCGTATCGCTGGTTacaattaaatataataataataataatatataaaatataattaaaaattatatatatataatttttttaatggcaCTCTTAGCATTTTTTCTGCTAATTTGTATCACTACTCCCTGACTCCTCACGGTGGTGCTCACGAATTTAATGATAGTAACATGAACGGGAGTGAACCGACCATAGAAGAAAAAGATGGCGGCTTGAAAGAAGTCTGCAGCATAATGTTGGACAGCAGCGAGAAGAAATCAAAAGATGAAGTGTTAAAAGAGATGACACTAAAGTGTACTAATTCCCCGAAGGCTCAGGGaagtaaaaatagaaaagaactATGTGCAAAGTTTTGCAAACTGTGAGCATGGTTTCATAAAAACAGATAACACATCTGTGCACACGGATTTGTTAACTATGGGAATATATCTTCAAATATTTTTTCCTTACCTGAGCTCCGAcaattgaaataaatgaatacatgaatCCCGCACTTAACTGTTTTCACATCTAACCAGTTACCAACACAAAGAAGTTGACTAAACagcattttcatcatttttggtCATCTGTAAATACTCATTTCAACAGACGAATGTTAATTATTTACTCTGTGTTTTCAACGAGTAGACACATGTGTCCTCCTCGTGTTGGTGGTCCTACCTTGCCCATTTGATGAGGTATGGCAGGTGGTTGAGCAGGCTGAAGGTGTAGAAGGAGTAGCGGATGATCTCTGTGACGGTCCAGGCTGTGACAAACAGCAGCACGCTGTCCTCGCTCtgcacctgcagacacacacacacacacacacacacacacacacacacacacacacacacacacacacacacacacacacacacacacacacacacacacacacacacacacacacacacacacacacacacacacacacacacacacacacacacacacacacacacacacacacacacacacacacacacacacacacacacaggacggtgagagggaggagagagaaacagacggGTGTCCATCATGCTGCTGTCGTTACACTGCTGGAAACTAATCTAAACCTTTCAGCCCAGAAACatgcttgtttgtttcagaTGCTCAGAGATCAGCTCACACTGCAGGCAGAGCGTCTCTATCGTCAGACATTGGGGTTAAAAACGATGCAAATAGGTTGTTATGAAAATAGCACACGTCTTATTGCAGACTCATAACcaacaacacattttcatcACACAAAACGAGAGCATACTGAGAAAAGTCAGTATATTACCATCAGAAGgcacataaaaacatgaaatacaaacattatttacaacaaaaaacGTCAGCACATTCAATCCTGCAACCCTGCAGCAAGACCGTCAGACACTACTTACACATTTACAGCTCCCCGATCTATTCACAGGGCAAACAGCATATCAGTGGGTCACTTTTGGACattcttcagtcatattttttttagtaCCAGAGTGAGATTTATTTGTGAGGTAGAaagctagaaaaaaaaatagtaaaataaaGATCTTACCTCCCTGACGCTGTGTGTGACGGCCCAGGTGAGAAATACTCTGGACATGACCTGGAATCCAGTCAGGACTACAGAGGACGGTACGATCCCTGGGATACGAGACAAAAGAtaagcaaataaatacacaagCATGAAACAATACTACAATGTGTGAATTTTGCTTCTCAAGACattttcaggtaaaaaaaaaaaaaacaactacccgacagttttttttctccatttaatttgagtttaaaTTGAAGTTgcagttttatttgctcactcCAAACATTCAATAAATTGGAGATTAATTGGTGTCTATTTCGgcgccccttgtggacaaactggtcatgttttcattttgcttaTCTTGTCCTGTGCATCTCTAACTAGTGTTTCATTgactaaaaaaaagtcatactGCTGTACTTTGACAGTTAGAAGTGCTGTGCAGTGGAAAACTTTTAGAAgaagtctgtttctgcagggtgCTGTCAGTCGCCTCGTCGGAAGCCTGACGCCTAGCAGCCGTTTCAGGCATTAAGAATAACTTCATAGAAATAGTCAATCTTTATGCCGATggtcttttttgatttttttagcaCATTAAGAGTCGTCAATgttcatttgagttttttttttttttttacaaattaaaaGTCTTCTCGGGAGCTTTAAATCACACAAGCCTGAAAAATGCAGCGTAAGCATTGTTCAGTTCACGCCTCCTTCATATTTACAGCCAAGAGGTGAAGTAACTTGATATGAGATCAAGGGAGAATTGTATGCTCACTGCTTAGccattttatgatttattcgAGAAGCACCAGTTTtctaagtgtttctttcttttttttttctttttttttttagggcaaGCTCGTTCTTCTTGGACTTCACTTCTGTCGGACTTCATAATGGCAGACATCGCATAGAGAAATGGATGTCAAATGGGATTGAGGACTTAAACGGAGGTAATgacttttagaaataaaaaatctaaaacacacaaaacatattgtgacaaaagaaagacaaatattgatAGTAGTGGAGTTAGTGTGAGTTTGATCCAAATGAAAAAGGGCCCAGATATCAGAGGGGACGCATTATCTTTAACTTGCCAGCAGAGAGCAACCTAGAGTGAGTGTTTGAGAGATTGCTCTGAGTGGACGGCAGCTGAAGGGGGGCGCGATTATCCTCCATTAATCCCAGATAATGAAGGAAAAAGATTATGAGCCTCGGCTAGACAGCCGGACAAGAGCTGGTGTCTCCTTTTACATGCAGAAGCCACAGGAGCCAGAAGGTTCTCTCTGCTTAAAATCACTGAAGAAATAATAAGCTTCTGTTTCTCTGTACGTATATCTACATCAGATAGAAATCTTCAGAGGCCATCTGATAAGTCATAATAGTGACTGTGTCGTGCCATTACAAGCCTCCAGAGCAGCATCAGCGCTCTGCTTTCTGAACACCAAATGCAAAACTGTGGATGATTTAATGGCCGTGTTTGGGAGCACCTTCAATAAAGAGCATCTgttcacagatttttttaaatattttttttactccacaGGGGGTTCAGCGCACATTGGCACATCGCACACAGTGATACTTCTATGCTCTTTACCCTCACAGACATGAGCAGACGATAAGGCTTACACCATGTTGACCCTGGTGGTTATGTCAGTGGATGGTGTAATATgacttttaaacacacacaagtctCCCGCatgtgtttgcttttcttaATATAATCTGATTATTACGTTGACATCGGTCAAACAGTGACCTTTGCGAGACTGAAGTAAAACTGAGGCGAGGAGTGGAAATGATCAACGTAAGATGAAGAAAACTCACCGACAGCACAGTGTAGAATCTGTGAAAGGCAAACATAACAGAGAATCACTCAACCAGCTTCTGAAAGTAAAGTACATGCAGCACATGGCAGCTTCTTTTAACTCGCACAACACAGTCTCCTTAtacacattttgtttacaaTCAAACTAAAGCGTATCCTATTTCATTATCATcattcatgttacatttttaaaagaaacaactttCACAACTCTAGGATACATAAACTCAATAGTTTATCAGTTGTGTTTTGGCACTGGATCAGTTATGCATCGTGGTGCCGGCAGTGTTCAGTGAGAGCTTTAAGTTATTTTATGAATGGAAGATAAGGAGCGCTATCAGTAGCTCTGGAAAGGATCACGACACTCCTCTTCTCTCGCTGCTTAGCCTCTGCACTAACACACCAGTGTTCATGTAGGTGTGTGAAAGAACATTGTAAAAATGTGAGGGGACGACACAAATCTCTTGGAACTAGTTTGGAAATAGCAGCGGCTAAAAAAATAGCAGGGGCTCTCCTGTAAGTGTCCACTGACagcgtttttttaaatgcaaatcacTCTGTGCTACATTATCAGTGTATGCAAAGGGCTCTACaataaagttgtgtttatttattgtgttttttgcgcTGATatgttaaagaggacatgtcAAACACTTCAGAGATAACAGGTCTGTGAGGACCTTTGAATTTGAATCCTGATTTTATTGACATGTTAATGTTGAACAGCCACAGATTTATAAGATAACACCAAAATACACCATAAGTGAGTCCCTGTAGGTTATGTGCTGCTTGggctgtttgtcttgttttcttgttttctttgatgAGAGAGCTCCTGATTACATTTAAGTGATAAATACTCAACTTCTCTTGAAAGTATATATACCCCCCGAACACAATTATCAGCCATTTGTAATCTCTCGTTGTGCCCGTCTCACCTCCAGCAAAGCTCCGGTTTGAAAGAACTTCAGGGGCTTCTCTATGGAGTAGTAAAGCCCATGGTAGCTTCCTCTGGCCAGGTAAGCTCTGACCAGACCCACAGCTATCACCAgccacctgaaaaaaaaacacaaaaaccacaGAATCCTTTCAGCAGTagtaaacagcagcagcttgtaCTGGAAGATCATACAAGCAGAAAATGTAGAAGTGTCAGTCACTGTTTTCTTTGCCGTAGCTGTAATAAGCATCTACAAGCTGAAGACATTCAGAAATGAAGATTTATGTTAAACAATATTAATCTAATAGATCAACTAGGTCAAATGAAATTCATACTTCCAGGGAaagatgtattgttttttaagtataaatattaaaaactagCTGATAGGTGATATTAAAACAGGTAAATGCTTTGATGCATGGTAAGAGaagtgatgaaaacaaacaaacaatcaaagaTTTTCTATAATCATGCAAACCAATCCATTACATCAATTAGACTCGCTCCTTCAACACATAAGTCAGAGCAAATGAAAGAAGGAGTAAATTTGAGATTTTTAGCTAGACCAGCCCTGGGCCCGAGTGAAAGATTTTATTCACTCGATGCTTtcactgaattaaaaatgttgctTGCATCCATTAGGAGTCAATCTAAGTCATCGGGATGAATATCAATATCTGAGCCTGTAGGGCAGAAACTGCCTGCTTAGCTGCTCTGAATGCAGCCTCTGCATTTGAGGGAAACTGTGGATTGTACGACACCCTAACGTTTGCTCAATACAAAGCAAGCACTGTATTCATGGCCCATCAAAACTGAGACTCACACACAATGTGACCTAACTGGTTGGAACAGGGAGCACACAACACCCACCATTCAATTGTGCAACAGTCTGAAACCCAgtgcaataaacacacacacacacagatttttcAGCAAGGCAACAGAGATATAAgatatgtgtgtctgttctttATTACACATCATTAAATTGTAACAATTTAGTGTTAAAtccactgcacacactgcaatTTATTATGCTGTATAGTAGAGTGTATAGTAAAgtaaatagaagaaaaaatgtacaatatgttattttttactgaaaaatgGATTAAAAGCACAATCTAAATGTTAGCACAAAAGGCAACCACTATCATTTCCTTCGcacacttattttattttactaaaGTTTATTTAGCTACATTAATTTCATATAgcctattttttttagaaatatgtttgatatttttaaaaaaagctgtatttttatttctttaggAAATTCTGACAGGGAGGCTCTTCAGGATAATTTTATGTCTATGTTTCTACGTAGTTGACATGACCCTCACTCTTTAACATTAAAGTAACACAGGGGATCTTAACTAAAGTTGCAACtgtctttgatttcttttttttttcattaaaacataaattgaCACTCAAAGTATCCTTAAAATtgaagatagaaaaaaaaaaaaaaacaggtctgcAAGGTTGGATAGGTAAAACTTTTCACAACAACTAAAAGATATATTTATGAtattattacaaataaaaaaacctgcatTAGGGCTGTTTTAGATTGACTTTAAAGACAATATagtcttctttttattttttatttttttatcaattacTTCGATTTTAGTCTTGACTTTTATTTGGTTACCATTACAGAGAATTTGTGAAAAGACAAACCATCTTTTTATCAggcgttgttttttttattttatttagatttgtaatgtgatttgtttcctttttttttttttttttttacgtatAAGTAAAAAATCAAATTCAGTCGTTGGCCTGCAGAAATAaccaaataaatatgaataataaatgacaaTGCATTGAGAAAAGACGCCctttctgcagaagaagaagatcataGAGTGTAAATAGGTCTAAATGCGGACAATAAACCATctgtcttattattattatgtctgTATTGTATGCGACGTGGTGACCCGCCAGTCACAGTTCATGTGCACGCCGGGTGTCTGTCTGACGTTAATctgcagaaacagttgaacGTGGGGCACGCAGACTCAAATTTATGTCACTACACAGCATGCTTGCCCTGTTTCCAATTATAACTAAGTGCAATTTGCAGGTTAACAGCCCAAAAATAACACTACAACAGGGAGATCCTGCTCCCATTTCCAGTCCTCACACACTCCTACAAAGCAGCATTAGCACGAGGAGGGAACACGCTACATACCCCGCTGTCATAACAACGTTATAAATGACCAGGTAAGCCGTGGCCAGGGCACCGggtcccttcttcttcttctggacCACATCGCTGTGTCCCGTCTTGCTGGTCCCCGGAGCAGCTGCCGACATGACTGCAACCCCCAACGGTCTTTGGTCCTCGTCTGCACGGTCGGTGGCTGTCAGGTTCACCGAGTCAGGAAACGAACTGGGGCCAGACCCGGATGTCTAATCCTGTAAGCGAGAGGATTCACTCCACTTTACTCCCGGCTTCGCAATGAAATGCGCTCACTCGAATCACCAACATTAAAATTGATGCAACTTCCCTTAATAGTCGACTTTATCGTTTAAGGTTTGACGTTAATATGTTGTTCAGTACTGCTCATTCCACCCAAAGTATCCGCAAACGTTAAAAGTACTCGAAGCGCATGAACGATCTTGAACCGAGTTTGTACTCTTTGTCAATTCTTCTGATTAAGACGCTTTGTGATAGCGCCCTCTATTGTTCGTTTAGACTACATGCcaagaggtgctgcttgtcaacaggcaactgcttggggttGCCTAGttattataaaacattataaaaCTACAACACCAAAAAACaacgaagaaatcaaatcagttaaataaaaacagtgctggtacaatttaaaaaatatgtttgcttCTCACCATGTTGAAACATGAATATAATCATAAAATGTTGGAATTTGTTAGGAGAAATTAGAAATCTACCTTAAAAAGTATATTTGATTACCTTGTTGGTAACATTGTTCTAAAATTTGGAGACTGAAGAGATACAAGTCTTTGTGCAGTTGAGCCAATTCGTCTGTAATATCCACACTTTGAGACGAAAATAAACACTTAAAGTGTTTAGTAAAACAATGCGACTTAAACAAAATAACTTTGTACTAATTCACTACTCACTCCATATGCACAGAGTATGAGGAGCAAGTTTTGGTAGGCTACTctattatttaatatttcaggGAAAGGGTATGGACAATTATCCCCTATCAAATAATACTCACAGTACAGaataactttaaaacaaaatacttgTTTAATTTGTTCTGTATACAA
Encoded proteins:
- the hacd2 gene encoding very-long-chain (3R)-3-hydroxyacyl-CoA dehydratase 2, which encodes MSAAAPGTSKTGHSDVVQKKKKGPGALATAYLVIYNVVMTAGWLVIAVGLVRAYLARGSYHGLYYSIEKPLKFFQTGALLEILHCAVGIVPSSVVLTGFQVMSRVFLTWAVTHSVREVQSEDSVLLFVTAWTVTEIIRYSFYTFSLLNHLPYLIKWARYTFFFALYPMGVTGELLTIYAALPFVQKTGLYSITLPNKYNFSFDYYTFLILTMISYIPLFPQLYFHMIRQRKKVLGHVDDYSKVE